Proteins encoded in a region of the Paenibacillus sp. W2I17 genome:
- a CDS encoding sigma-70 family RNA polymerase sigma factor, with protein MIDAQQQINAAQNGDHDAFVSLIKDRTDKLHRVARHYVRESKDAEDIVQDALVKAYESLQTLQQAEAFESWLTRIVVNRALNHLEKSKRVHLSEDPQAQEPLVVNDIDQTLDLERALASLNPKLRQLLFLKYKKDLTQQQIAHLLDMPLGTVKTQLRKGLEHLRNEMTQDFLERDLDTLRLQLRQQAEHQFAVSRDYDLIVNDYQENTMRGTGKGEAGFLWVKTGSDDAVSATLSRDGNLLDYAISWASLDNETRISEEELKQQAEQFLEDHYPGALRDFPYCEMDWMEGMFGYTRQQKAMGLPLPETGCLIMVHPSGRVVAFRYYGTVPGPALPTMITPEEEQMACMKANFLLHVEYCVLDKAVYTDGDDQVHLVYAPRSRGLIYTASSQEEVPTAYRAEAVPSDPRTLDEWPGEFPPARSLEEWIGVDNDQFQLVQDDNIGSNTKLMVWKQQNEERPAKNDRSWKAYWADQMEGAVKARVDSQTGQLIDFVSHGKPDQLAPLTWDRDACIEVAMDYVRGLAAEMLPYLKLLTEETHDEDRLEIIRFGVYVQDVSVRDECYQLAVDRSNGRVKSLMSPSIRPEQLKKLETVPSFDYQTAILRWTAQAKLRLQWERMHNARAEEAPYELVYRMIGSEHERTPEVLDAHTGKLYENTFY; from the coding sequence ATGATCGATGCACAGCAACAAATCAACGCCGCACAAAACGGAGATCACGATGCCTTCGTTTCTCTTATAAAGGATCGAACGGATAAGCTGCACCGAGTGGCTCGCCATTATGTACGGGAGTCCAAAGATGCGGAGGATATCGTTCAGGATGCCCTGGTTAAGGCTTATGAGTCACTGCAAACGCTACAGCAAGCCGAAGCGTTTGAGAGCTGGCTTACCAGAATTGTGGTGAACCGGGCGCTCAATCATTTGGAGAAATCCAAGCGTGTTCACCTGAGCGAAGACCCGCAGGCGCAAGAGCCATTGGTCGTTAATGATATCGATCAAACCCTGGATCTGGAGCGTGCATTGGCCAGTCTGAATCCGAAGCTGCGTCAGCTCCTGTTCTTAAAATATAAGAAGGACCTGACCCAGCAGCAAATCGCCCATCTCCTGGATATGCCATTAGGTACTGTAAAAACACAATTACGGAAGGGGCTGGAACATTTGCGCAACGAAATGACTCAAGATTTTCTCGAACGAGACCTGGATACATTACGCCTGCAGTTAAGACAACAGGCAGAGCACCAGTTTGCCGTTTCACGGGATTATGATCTGATCGTCAATGACTATCAAGAGAACACCATGAGGGGAACAGGGAAGGGAGAAGCGGGATTCTTATGGGTTAAAACGGGGAGTGATGACGCCGTTTCTGCCACGCTCTCCAGGGACGGCAACTTGCTAGACTATGCCATTTCCTGGGCCTCATTGGACAACGAGACACGGATATCTGAGGAGGAGCTCAAACAGCAGGCAGAGCAATTCCTGGAAGATCATTATCCCGGCGCACTGCGTGATTTTCCGTATTGTGAGATGGATTGGATGGAAGGGATGTTTGGTTACACACGACAGCAGAAGGCGATGGGGCTGCCGCTTCCTGAGACGGGATGCCTGATTATGGTTCACCCCAGCGGTCGAGTGGTCGCATTTAGGTACTACGGAACCGTTCCAGGGCCAGCACTCCCAACCATGATCACACCAGAAGAGGAACAGATGGCGTGTATGAAGGCGAATTTTTTGCTACATGTGGAATATTGCGTGTTGGACAAAGCCGTGTACACGGATGGTGACGATCAGGTCCATCTTGTTTACGCCCCCCGAAGTAGAGGGCTAATCTATACTGCATCATCACAGGAGGAAGTTCCGACAGCCTATAGGGCAGAAGCTGTCCCCTCTGACCCAAGAACTCTGGACGAGTGGCCAGGTGAGTTCCCGCCCGCACGAAGCCTAGAAGAGTGGATTGGCGTAGACAACGACCAATTTCAGTTAGTACAAGACGACAATATTGGCTCGAACACCAAGTTGATGGTGTGGAAGCAACAGAATGAAGAGCGTCCAGCCAAGAATGACCGGTCTTGGAAGGCCTATTGGGCTGATCAGATGGAGGGAGCGGTCAAGGCGCGAGTAGACAGCCAAACCGGACAACTGATTGACTTTGTTTCGCATGGTAAGCCAGATCAACTAGCTCCATTAACCTGGGATCGAGACGCATGTATAGAAGTAGCTATGGACTATGTCCGAGGACTAGCAGCCGAAATGTTGCCGTATCTCAAGCTTCTAACTGAAGAGACCCACGACGAAGATCGTTTGGAAATCATTCGCTTTGGTGTATATGTTCAAGACGTATCTGTCAGGGATGAATGCTATCAGCTAGCTGTTGACCGCTCTAATGGGAGGGTCAAAAGTTTGATGTCCCCCTCCATAAGGCCAGAACAGTTAAAGAAGCTGGAGACCGTGCCTTCATTTGATTACCAGACAGCCATCCTCCGATGGACGGCACAGGCCAAGCTGCGTCTGCAATGGGAACGGATGCACAATGCTAGGGCGGAAGAGGCCCCGTACGAACTAGTGTATCGAATGATTGGTAGCGAGCACGAGCGGACGCCCGAAGTGCTTGATGCGCATACAGGGAAGTTATACGAAAATACTTTTTACTGA
- a CDS encoding sensor histidine kinase KdpD yields the protein MATHKLTITKKLTILIIIALTISVLCFLLLQSISNRVMDHYFTSDERLKSESQVYVQKFSEYVSANDLSTTDRIAFSDWIKSQKSNLFLYVFQNQVLQYDSLYHADDEGAYGSQPETDYDRRNSYPVQFKDGTGNVSIYGFYFSHYYNVAYMLEILLSAMLFITIVLFGIRRGIKYLRTINKEIHILEGGSLDYSITVRGYDELAMIAESIEELRKAFLGRLERIENLQNESRNLATEMSHDMRTPLTSLIMYLEFARNTPEDLCVETRYQIESAYQKALQLKNRTDDLFSYFLLDKEREADLVTLSVRESIHDVLSDITAVLRAEGFQVLVNASPTDVIIIVDIENIGRVFDNFLSNILKYADREQKINLFTYIEDHHFVIFVENKLKINNESVESYKLGEKIIEKVMHRMIGQFSSSEDQENYRIILKFKISRAFK from the coding sequence TTGGCCACTCATAAACTTACTATAACTAAAAAGTTGACTATTTTAATAATTATTGCTCTCACCATAAGTGTTCTTTGTTTTTTACTTTTGCAGTCCATAAGCAATCGGGTTATGGATCATTATTTTACTTCTGATGAGCGTTTAAAGTCCGAATCTCAAGTTTACGTCCAAAAATTTTCAGAATATGTTTCAGCAAACGATCTGTCAACGACAGATCGTATTGCGTTTTCAGACTGGATTAAAAGTCAGAAGAGTAATTTATTTTTATACGTATTTCAGAACCAGGTGCTTCAATATGATTCCTTGTACCATGCTGATGACGAAGGAGCATATGGAAGTCAGCCTGAAACTGATTATGATCGACGGAACTCTTACCCAGTACAATTTAAGGATGGGACAGGTAACGTTTCAATCTATGGATTTTATTTTTCCCACTACTATAATGTGGCCTACATGCTTGAAATATTGCTGTCCGCAATGTTATTTATAACCATTGTTTTATTTGGAATACGTAGAGGGATCAAATATTTACGCACAATTAATAAAGAAATTCATATCCTTGAAGGCGGCTCATTAGACTATTCTATAACGGTACGAGGGTATGATGAATTGGCGATGATTGCGGAAAGTATAGAGGAACTACGTAAAGCATTTTTAGGCAGGTTAGAAAGGATAGAAAATTTGCAAAATGAGAGTAGAAATCTTGCAACCGAAATGTCTCACGATATGCGTACGCCACTGACATCTCTCATCATGTATTTAGAGTTTGCCCGTAATACACCAGAAGATTTATGTGTAGAAACAAGGTATCAGATCGAGAGTGCGTATCAAAAGGCTCTCCAACTTAAGAATCGTACAGACGATCTGTTTTCATATTTTTTATTAGATAAAGAGAGGGAGGCAGACTTAGTAACCCTTTCAGTACGGGAATCAATTCATGATGTATTGTCAGATATTACAGCTGTACTTAGAGCGGAAGGATTTCAGGTGCTTGTAAATGCCTCCCCTACGGATGTCATAATTATTGTGGATATAGAAAATATTGGACGTGTATTTGATAATTTTCTGTCGAACATACTAAAATATGCAGATCGAGAGCAAAAAATTAATTTATTTACTTATATAGAAGATCATCATTTTGTGATTTTTGTAGAAAACAAATTAAAAATAAATAATGAATCTGTAGAAAGTTATAAATTGGGTGAAAAAATCATAGAAAAAGTTATGCATCGGATGATAGGACAATTCTCTTCATCTGAAGATCAAGAGAATTACAGGATTATCCTGAAATTTAAAATAAGTCGAGCTTTTAAATAG
- a CDS encoding CPBP family intramembrane glutamic endopeptidase has protein sequence MIILVSASLYWRLMLWFQQSYMKSGYSQLHHLLMGVTITLLVLITLYIAGRCSKENLKWREHRSFRTKLSSFITGFLIWLIPATLGVTLCITLGWSNVSILNTPISDMLLGAGLLMISVFLIEALPEELIFRGFVFKLLQSILPLWWSVVMIQMVLFSLFAWVIGALYSSEQIQFIPGFALILGYLRAVSGTVWVAIGFHTAIMTFAQFLDSIHGYVWIEGMKALQFTAFVLFPSALGGIFLSLYIPSLIGRGVCRN, from the coding sequence ATGATTATTCTGGTGTCAGCCTCGCTATACTGGCGGCTAATGTTGTGGTTTCAACAAAGTTATATGAAGTCTGGCTATAGCCAATTACATCATCTTCTCATGGGCGTAACTATAACTCTCCTGGTATTGATAACGTTGTATATTGCCGGGAGATGCAGTAAGGAGAACTTAAAATGGAGGGAACATCGTTCATTTAGAACAAAACTAAGTTCATTTATTACCGGTTTTCTAATCTGGCTCATACCCGCAACATTGGGGGTGACACTATGTATCACTCTAGGTTGGAGTAATGTCAGCATATTAAATACTCCTATTAGCGATATGCTGTTAGGTGCTGGACTTCTCATGATTTCCGTTTTTCTCATTGAGGCACTACCTGAGGAATTGATCTTTAGGGGGTTTGTTTTTAAACTTCTGCAATCAATTCTACCACTTTGGTGGTCTGTTGTGATGATTCAAATGGTACTCTTTTCATTGTTTGCCTGGGTAATCGGTGCATTGTATTCTTCAGAACAGATTCAATTTATACCTGGATTTGCTCTAATCCTAGGCTATCTCCGAGCAGTGTCAGGAACAGTATGGGTTGCGATCGGTTTTCATACAGCCATTATGACGTTTGCCCAATTCCTAGATTCAATTCATGGGTATGTATGGATAGAAGGCATGAAAGCACTCCAATTCACGGCCTTTGTATTGTTTCCATCTGCATTAGGCGGAATTTTCTTAAGTTTATATATCCCAAGCCTGATTGGAAGGGGGGTATGCCGTAATTAA
- a CDS encoding ABC transporter substrate-binding protein gives MSRLLIKEVVYYNKELLQQAGYSEFPKDWPFFLELCQKLQAAGVTPIAMGDKDPWMIQFGMYPIATNVVYPDEMDFDVKLQNGEKSLTYPKWVQTISKYKELYDKNYVVKNSLGIGSAQSAQLFIDGKATMTLPEHGIMLP, from the coding sequence ATGAGTAGATTGTTAATTAAGGAGGTCGTTTATTACAACAAGGAATTATTACAGCAAGCAGGATATTCCGAGTTTCCGAAGGATTGGCCTTTCTTCCTGGAATTGTGCCAGAAGCTGCAGGCTGCAGGCGTAACTCCAATCGCGATGGGCGATAAGGACCCTTGGATGATCCAATTCGGCATGTATCCGATTGCGACCAATGTCGTGTATCCGGATGAGATGGATTTCGATGTCAAACTGCAAAACGGCGAAAAATCACTGACCTACCCAAAGTGGGTTCAAACCATCTCCAAGTACAAGGAGCTCTATGATAAAAACTATGTGGTTAAAAACTCGCTCGGCATTGGAAGTGCCCAATCTGCACAGCTGTTCATCGACGGGAAAGCAACCATGACCTTACCGGAACATGGGATTATGCTTCCATGA
- a CDS encoding glycoside hydrolase family 1 protein, whose amino-acid sequence MEWLMNQFGTYKEPIALSALPSSPKRYEAVHNQFVASALAVKVAHELDMGLQVGCMLCNIPWYPLSPNPKDVLATQTRDQIFNYYCGDIMVRGEYPTFVLDFFKKNNIDASFITEEDKQTLKEGTVDLYTFSYYMSNCITADPTVEIVGGNIVGGAKNPYLDISDWVWQIDPEGIKYVLKNLHDRYPHTPFMIVENGFGGVDKMEEDGSIHDPYRIEYLRKHIGALKEAVDEVIPVIGYTAWGPIDLVSVSTGEMYKRYGFIYVDRHDDGTGDYSRHRKDSFDWFKNVIATNGEVL is encoded by the coding sequence TTGGAATGGTTGATGAATCAGTTCGGAACTTATAAAGAACCGATTGCTTTAAGCGCTCTGCCAAGTTCACCAAAACGTTATGAAGCAGTTCATAATCAATTCGTAGCTTCTGCATTAGCAGTCAAAGTAGCACATGAACTGGATATGGGCTTACAGGTGGGCTGTATGCTATGTAATATTCCTTGGTATCCATTATCCCCGAACCCAAAAGATGTTCTTGCAACCCAAACAAGAGATCAAATCTTTAATTATTACTGTGGAGATATTATGGTCCGCGGGGAATATCCTACATTTGTCTTGGACTTCTTTAAGAAAAATAATATCGATGCCTCATTTATTACAGAAGAAGACAAGCAAACTTTGAAAGAAGGAACAGTTGATCTATATACATTTTCATACTACATGTCGAACTGTATCACAGCCGATCCTACAGTAGAAATCGTTGGTGGGAATATTGTTGGAGGAGCAAAAAATCCTTACTTGGATATTTCGGACTGGGTATGGCAAATTGATCCAGAAGGAATTAAGTATGTTTTGAAAAACCTGCATGATCGTTATCCTCATACACCATTTATGATTGTTGAAAATGGTTTCGGTGGTGTTGATAAGATGGAAGAGGATGGATCTATCCATGATCCATATCGGATTGAATATTTAAGAAAACATATAGGAGCTTTGAAAGAAGCAGTAGACGAAGTTATTCCAGTAATTGGATATACAGCGTGGGGGCCCATTGATTTAGTAAGCGTTAGTACAGGTGAGATGTACAAACGTTATGGCTTTATCTATGTAGATCGACACGATGATGGAACAGGTGATTACTCTCGTCATAGGAAAGATAGTTTTGATTGGTTTAAAAATGTCATTGCCACAAACGGCGAAGTACTATAA
- a CDS encoding dimethylarginine dimethylaminohydrolase family protein, producing MKKKNLKWVGSTALSLVLVTSILPVAGATGVSKVNRVTEVNGTVTTKSEKNNVYVESEFATLKRVVLTQSEAFMHFNFDDFPEGDMPMPEGGMSIMNTDPAEAQKKWEKEREDLKKVLEKYGVEVQRPRLLTEKEKQLGAVKDGITGGEGVTNFFVRDPFFTIGNHLIEGSFKSAYRRLEVLPVRSILDKEAAQNNVPHVAVPQPDVSKGINSAAGPYLEGGDILVYGKTVFVGNSGLASNKAGIDWLRNYLIPSGYKVVEVKLEPGTLHLDCAISFVRDGLMIVSMDSLDNGLPEELNNWDKIEVSYKDAQDLAVNGLPISSKVYVTDIAFKNTIGKELEKRGIKVEYVDYEISRSFGGAFRCSTQPLLRTDS from the coding sequence ATGAAAAAAAAGAATTTGAAGTGGGTTGGATCAACAGCATTATCACTTGTACTGGTAACTAGCATATTACCAGTGGCAGGGGCGACTGGTGTGTCTAAAGTTAATAGAGTTACGGAAGTGAATGGAACTGTGACTACAAAAAGTGAGAAAAACAATGTATATGTAGAGAGTGAATTCGCCACGCTAAAAAGAGTTGTATTGACACAATCTGAAGCTTTTATGCACTTCAATTTTGATGATTTTCCAGAAGGAGACATGCCTATGCCTGAAGGAGGCATGTCTATAATGAATACGGATCCGGCAGAGGCACAGAAAAAGTGGGAAAAAGAGCGTGAAGACCTTAAAAAGGTTCTTGAAAAATACGGGGTTGAGGTTCAACGTCCACGCCTTTTAACTGAAAAGGAAAAACAACTAGGGGCTGTGAAAGATGGCATTACAGGTGGCGAAGGAGTAACTAATTTCTTTGTCAGAGATCCATTCTTCACAATCGGAAATCATCTAATTGAAGGTTCATTTAAATCGGCTTACCGGAGACTTGAGGTTTTACCTGTTAGAAGTATTCTGGATAAGGAAGCAGCCCAAAATAACGTTCCGCATGTAGCTGTCCCGCAACCAGACGTTTCTAAAGGAATCAACTCTGCTGCCGGTCCTTACCTTGAAGGTGGAGATATCCTCGTGTATGGAAAGACTGTATTCGTCGGTAATTCTGGTCTAGCTTCAAACAAAGCCGGTATTGATTGGCTCAGAAACTATTTGATACCATCAGGTTATAAGGTGGTTGAGGTGAAGCTAGAGCCTGGCACATTGCACCTGGATTGTGCTATCAGTTTTGTAAGAGATGGATTAATGATTGTTAGCATGGATTCGTTAGACAATGGGCTCCCAGAAGAACTTAATAATTGGGACAAAATCGAAGTGAGTTACAAGGATGCTCAAGATTTGGCGGTAAATGGATTGCCAATCAGTAGCAAAGTATATGTTACGGACATTGCATTCAAAAATACAATTGGAAAAGAGCTTGAGAAAAGAGGAATCAAAGTAGAATATGTTGATTACGAAATTTCTCGTTCTTTCGGCGGAGCTTTCCGTTGCAGTACACAGCCATTGCTTCGCACGGATAGCTAA
- a CDS encoding erythromycin esterase family protein, whose protein sequence is MLSDTSSVLYKVIGHRAIGVVYNPDHERYGNYVPSNMADRYDAFIHIDRTSALQPLQVHQPVAIEALFQHNGSS, encoded by the coding sequence ATGCTCTCCGATACATCCTCCGTCTTGTATAAAGTCATTGGCCACCGTGCTATCGGTGTGGTATATAATCCTGATCATGAGCGCTACGGCAATTATGTACCTTCCAACATGGCGGATCGTTATGATGCGTTTATTCATATCGATCGGACCAGCGCTCTTCAGCCACTGCAAGTGCATCAGCCCGTTGCAATAGAAGCTTTATTTCAACATAACGGATCTTCCTAA
- a CDS encoding site-specific integrase, which translates to MILSELWNHYEADKRIQGLSLNTLRAYALQLKMLVSDLGDVDISGVTLNLLKEYLAKQSDRLKPSNLGHRIRFVRSLFCFAHEETYLSSNPSIKLREPKHGEAGI; encoded by the coding sequence ATGATTTTAAGTGAACTTTGGAATCATTATGAGGCAGATAAACGAATTCAAGGATTGAGCCTGAATACATTGCGTGCGTATGCTTTACAACTCAAGATGCTGGTTTCTGATCTAGGGGATGTAGATATTTCGGGAGTAACTCTAAATCTCCTGAAGGAATACTTAGCAAAGCAATCTGATCGTCTAAAACCAAGCAACCTAGGGCACCGTATCCGTTTTGTACGTTCCTTATTTTGCTTTGCACATGAAGAAACCTATCTATCTAGCAATCCTTCTATTAAACTGCGTGAGCCAAAACATGGAGAAGCGGGTATCTAA
- a CDS encoding response regulator transcription factor → MTSRILVVEDDQEIRDLLRMSLVREGYEVTTAKDGEQGIELVNESLDLVILDIMMPGINGLEACIRIRERYNVPILFLTAKSGTLDKTEGLLAGGDDYLTKPFSEQELLARVIALLRRYTIYQDKKDYGETFLIGGSLKVSEQFNDVWKGSQKIELSDLEYGLLKLLMTRRNKIFSAQNIYESIWKEPYFYSSNNTVVVHIRKLRLKIEEDPAKPAYILTEWGRGYRFGHS, encoded by the coding sequence ATGACAAGCCGGATTTTAGTGGTTGAAGATGATCAGGAAATTCGTGATCTGCTACGTATGTCTCTTGTCCGTGAAGGTTATGAAGTAACAACAGCTAAAGATGGAGAACAGGGAATTGAATTAGTAAATGAGTCATTGGATTTGGTGATTCTGGATATTATGATGCCTGGAATAAACGGACTGGAGGCTTGTATACGAATCAGAGAACGATACAATGTTCCTATTCTTTTTCTAACTGCTAAATCCGGAACTTTGGACAAAACGGAAGGTTTGCTTGCTGGTGGAGATGATTACTTAACTAAACCTTTTTCTGAACAGGAGCTTCTGGCAAGAGTTATTGCTTTGTTGCGTAGGTATACGATTTATCAGGATAAAAAGGATTATGGCGAAACATTTCTTATCGGAGGAAGCTTAAAAGTAAGTGAACAATTTAACGATGTATGGAAAGGCAGTCAGAAGATTGAGCTTTCCGATCTGGAGTACGGTCTACTTAAACTGTTGATGACCAGAAGAAATAAAATTTTCTCTGCCCAAAATATATATGAGAGTATTTGGAAGGAACCTTATTTCTACAGTTCAAATAATACGGTAGTAGTACACATCCGAAAATTACGATTGAAAATCGAAGAAGATCCAGCAAAACCAGCGTATATCTTAACGGAATGGGGAAGAGGTTACCGTTTTGGCCACTCATAA
- the ppsA gene encoding phosphoenolpyruvate synthase gives MSSLVLNIQEIKKTQHWLVGGKGLNLGELSKTRGIQVPEGFCITTVGYQKTIELNETYQALLDRLRMLKVEDRDQIGEISGQIRKIILDSEIPSDVVEAVSRSLSQFGDEHAYAVRSSATAEDLPHASFAGQQDTFLNIIGKDAILQHISKCWASLFTDRAVTYRIQNEFDHSQVYLSVIIQRMIFPHASGIMFTADPITSNRKMLSIDASYGLGEALVSGLVSADCYKVREEEITDKMIAAKKLAIYGRIEGGTETRMIDPDQQKKQTLTDQQILKLAQIGRQIEAYFGCPQDIEWCLANDTFYIVQSRPITTLYPIPEVYDHENHVYVSVAHQQMMTDPMKPLGLSFYLLTTPAPMRTAGGRLYVDVTSMLASPATRETILSALGQSDPLIQDALMTVIERGHFIKSLPNDKKESSPGESKKGLPSASFQTPINEKDPTIVYELIKSNQASIEELKRAIHTKAGSNLFEFILEDIQRLKKILFDPQSSAVIMAAMDASLWINDKMNEWLGEKNAADTLSQSVPNNITSEMGLALLDVADAIRPYPEVIDYLQDVKDDHFLEELVKFDGGRESREAILAYLSKYGMRCAGEIDLTRTRWIEKPMTLVPLILGNIKNFEPHASSQKFEQGRQEALEKEQELIVRLKQLPDGEQKAKETKQKIDLIRNYSGYREYPKYGMVNRYFIYKQALLREAEQLVQAGVLQEKEDIYDLTFEELHEIVRTNKPDYQIINKRKDEYKVYEKLTPPRVITSDGEIITGKYKRENLPAGAIIGLPVSSGEIEGRARVILNMEEAKLEDGDILVTAFTDPSWTPLFVSIKGLVAEVGGLMTHGSVIAREYGLPAVVGVENATKRIKDGQRIRVHGTEGYIEIL, from the coding sequence ATGAGTTCTTTGGTTCTTAACATCCAGGAAATCAAGAAGACACAGCATTGGCTCGTTGGCGGGAAGGGTTTAAATTTAGGGGAACTCTCAAAAACGAGAGGGATACAAGTACCGGAAGGATTTTGTATTACAACAGTAGGATATCAAAAAACCATTGAACTAAACGAAACATACCAAGCATTATTGGACCGTCTTCGTATGCTAAAAGTAGAAGATCGTGATCAAATTGGTGAAATCAGCGGGCAAATTCGGAAAATCATTTTGGACTCAGAAATTCCTTCCGACGTGGTGGAAGCAGTTAGTCGCTCTCTCTCCCAATTTGGTGATGAACATGCTTATGCGGTGCGTTCCAGTGCGACTGCTGAAGATTTACCACATGCCTCTTTTGCTGGTCAACAAGACACCTTCTTAAATATCATCGGCAAAGATGCAATATTACAGCATATTAGCAAATGTTGGGCTTCCTTGTTTACGGATCGCGCGGTAACCTACCGTATACAAAATGAATTTGACCACAGTCAAGTATATTTATCCGTCATTATTCAAAGGATGATCTTCCCTCACGCTTCAGGGATTATGTTTACTGCTGATCCGATTACATCCAATCGAAAAATGTTATCCATCGATGCCAGTTATGGACTTGGAGAAGCCTTAGTTTCCGGTTTGGTATCAGCGGATTGTTACAAAGTACGGGAAGAGGAAATCACAGATAAAATGATTGCAGCCAAAAAACTGGCTATCTATGGACGAATAGAGGGCGGAACAGAGACTCGAATGATTGATCCTGACCAGCAAAAAAAACAAACGCTTACGGATCAACAAATTCTAAAACTGGCCCAAATAGGAAGACAAATCGAAGCTTATTTTGGTTGCCCGCAGGATATCGAATGGTGTTTGGCCAATGACACATTTTATATTGTGCAGAGTCGGCCGATCACGACCTTATATCCGATTCCTGAAGTATATGATCATGAAAACCACGTTTACGTATCTGTCGCTCATCAACAAATGATGACTGATCCCATGAAACCACTTGGATTATCATTTTACCTGTTAACAACTCCTGCACCGATGCGGACCGCTGGTGGAAGGTTGTATGTTGATGTGACATCAATGCTGGCTTCACCAGCCACTAGAGAAACGATATTAAGTGCTCTGGGACAATCCGATCCGCTCATTCAAGACGCATTAATGACTGTCATTGAGCGAGGCCATTTTATAAAATCGTTACCGAATGACAAAAAAGAAAGCAGTCCCGGTGAGAGTAAAAAAGGCTTGCCGTCTGCCAGTTTTCAAACGCCAATCAATGAAAAAGATCCGACCATCGTTTATGAATTGATTAAGAGCAATCAAGCATCAATCGAAGAGTTAAAACGAGCCATTCACACGAAAGCAGGATCCAATTTATTTGAATTTATTCTGGAAGATATCCAGCGATTAAAGAAGATATTATTTGACCCGCAAAGTTCGGCTGTAATTATGGCTGCTATGGACGCTTCATTATGGATCAACGATAAAATGAACGAGTGGTTAGGCGAAAAAAACGCAGCAGATACGCTTTCCCAATCTGTTCCAAATAATATTACATCGGAAATGGGCCTCGCGCTATTGGATGTTGCAGATGCGATTCGTCCTTACCCGGAAGTCATTGATTATTTACAGGATGTAAAAGATGATCATTTTTTGGAGGAACTCGTAAAGTTTGATGGTGGACGGGAAAGCCGAGAAGCTATTCTCGCTTATCTAAGCAAATACGGAATGCGATGTGCAGGAGAGATTGATCTGACCAGAACTCGTTGGATCGAAAAACCAATGACACTTGTCCCGTTAATTTTGGGTAATATCAAAAATTTTGAGCCCCATGCCAGCAGTCAGAAATTTGAGCAAGGGCGCCAGGAAGCTCTGGAAAAAGAACAAGAGTTAATTGTGCGGTTGAAGCAATTGCCTGATGGGGAACAAAAAGCGAAAGAAACAAAGCAAAAGATCGACCTCATCCGAAATTACAGCGGGTATCGAGAGTATCCCAAATACGGCATGGTTAATCGCTACTTCATTTATAAGCAGGCTTTACTAAGGGAAGCCGAACAACTTGTACAAGCGGGCGTTTTGCAAGAAAAAGAGGATATATACGATCTTACTTTTGAAGAGCTTCACGAAATCGTACGCACCAACAAACCGGATTACCAGATCATTAACAAACGAAAAGACGAGTACAAGGTATACGAAAAACTAACTCCACCCCGTGTTATCACATCTGATGGTGAAATTATAACAGGTAAGTATAAACGAGAAAATCTCCCAGCCGGTGCGATTATAGGTTTGCCTGTTTCTTCCGGAGAGATCGAAGGACGGGCCCGTGTGATCTTAAACATGGAAGAAGCCAAACTCGAAGATGGAGATATCTTAGTCACTGCTTTCACAGATCCCAGCTGGACCCCCTTATTTGTATCCATCAAAGGCCTAGTCGCCGAAGTGGGAGGACTGATGACTCATGGATCCGTTATCGCACGTGAGTATGGACTGCCAGCAGTTGTCGGAGTAGAGAATGCGACCAAGCGGATCAAAGATGGGCAGCGAATTCGGGTTCATGGAACAGAAGGGTATATTGAAATATTGTAA